A genomic window from Arthrobacter globiformis includes:
- a CDS encoding HNH endonuclease family protein has protein sequence MAFTASVRSGLWVRSLSATAVATGLLLTGLAVPAEAATYYSAPLRTAARALTVTAENNAGYDRTRYFGSWLDTNRDCQNTRAEVLLQEAKATATYTTARRCTVRTGRWVTRWDNRTHTLASAVEIDHTVPVHEAWGSGARYWSQARRVAFYNDLGDGRSLNAQTAALNSAKQAKGPEAWMPPANRCEYIGNWIAVKIRWGLRVDSAEKAALIRYADSCPNVRISVTRA, from the coding sequence GTGGCCTTCACGGCATCCGTCAGGTCCGGCCTTTGGGTCCGGTCGCTGTCCGCCACGGCCGTGGCCACCGGCCTACTGCTCACCGGGCTGGCAGTCCCCGCCGAGGCTGCCACGTACTATTCCGCGCCGCTGCGCACCGCTGCCCGTGCCCTCACGGTGACCGCGGAGAACAACGCCGGCTACGACCGGACCCGCTACTTCGGCAGCTGGCTGGACACCAACCGCGACTGCCAGAACACCCGGGCCGAGGTTCTGCTGCAGGAGGCGAAGGCCACCGCGACGTACACCACCGCGCGCCGGTGCACCGTGCGCACGGGCCGTTGGGTCACCAGGTGGGACAACCGCACGCACACCCTGGCGTCGGCCGTGGAGATCGACCATACGGTTCCCGTCCATGAGGCGTGGGGCTCCGGCGCCCGCTACTGGTCGCAGGCGCGCCGGGTAGCGTTCTACAACGACCTCGGCGACGGCCGGTCCCTGAACGCGCAGACGGCGGCACTGAACTCCGCCAAACAGGCCAAGGGTCCGGAGGCGTGGATGCCGCCGGCGAATCGCTGCGAGTACATCGGCAACTGGATTGCGGTGAAGATCCGGTGGGGCCTGCGGGTTGACAGCGCCGAGAAGGCAGCCCTGATCCGCTATGCAGACTCCTGCCCGAACGTGCGCATCAGCGTCACCCGGGCCTAG
- a CDS encoding DEAD/DEAH box helicase, with translation MPENHDNANQTATAETANVEFTEAAVPAAEPAVDAPAEADAPAKADAPAKAEEPEEEGVRFTDLGIDGRVLAALQDVGYEKPSPIQAATIPLLLEGRDVVGLAQTGTGKTAAFAVPALSRLAELHDLNGPSRKTQALVLAPTRELALQVAEAFTSYAKHIDDFTVLPVYGGSAYGPQLAGLRRGAQVVVGTPGRVIDHIAKGSLDLSELQYLVLDEADEMLRMGFAEDVEQIFQQTPSDRQVALFSATMPSQIRRMSKQYLNNPAEISVKSKTTTGANTRQRYLQVMGPHKLDAMTRILEVEEFDGVIAFVRTKMATEDLADKLRARGFQAAAINGDIPQQQRERTVDALKEGRIDILVATDVAARGLDVERISHVVNYDIPHDTESYVHRIGRTGRAGRSGDAILFMTPREKYLLRSIEKATRQPVEQMHLPTAETVNTLRLGKFAERITETLESEDVAAFRDLIASYEEEHNVPAAEIAAALAVMAQGGQPLLVKELPAAPEFQKRERSKDGFGSRGPTRALTEGNATYRIAVGRRQRVMPGSIVGAIANEGGISSSQIGGIDIRSDHSLVELPADLSQEQLRALSRTRIGGELIHLELDSGRKPSGDRGGYQGNRGGDRGGNFKGSGGFKKEFRKSDGERSSADRGGRSYSERSERGIGTDDRGQSSDSRFGGHGNGARKPRHGNEGGHRDFNRKGKW, from the coding sequence ATGCCCGAAAATCACGACAACGCCAACCAGACGGCGACCGCCGAAACCGCCAACGTTGAATTCACCGAGGCTGCTGTCCCCGCAGCCGAGCCTGCTGTCGACGCTCCCGCCGAGGCCGACGCTCCCGCCAAGGCCGACGCTCCCGCCAAGGCTGAAGAGCCGGAAGAAGAAGGCGTCCGCTTCACCGACCTTGGCATCGACGGCCGCGTCCTCGCAGCCCTGCAGGATGTCGGCTACGAAAAGCCTTCCCCGATCCAGGCAGCAACCATCCCGCTGCTGCTTGAAGGCCGCGACGTCGTGGGCCTCGCCCAGACCGGCACCGGTAAGACTGCAGCATTCGCAGTACCGGCACTGTCCCGCCTGGCCGAGCTCCACGACCTCAACGGCCCGTCCCGCAAGACCCAGGCACTGGTCCTGGCCCCGACCCGCGAGCTGGCGCTCCAGGTTGCCGAGGCCTTCACCTCGTACGCCAAGCACATCGATGACTTCACCGTCCTCCCCGTTTACGGCGGCTCCGCCTACGGCCCCCAGCTCGCCGGCCTGCGCCGCGGTGCACAGGTTGTCGTCGGTACTCCCGGCCGAGTGATCGACCACATTGCCAAGGGCTCCCTGGACCTGTCCGAGCTCCAGTACCTGGTGCTGGACGAGGCCGACGAAATGCTCCGCATGGGCTTCGCCGAAGACGTGGAGCAGATCTTCCAGCAGACCCCGTCGGACCGCCAGGTGGCACTGTTCTCCGCCACCATGCCGAGCCAGATCCGCCGGATGTCCAAGCAGTACCTGAACAACCCGGCCGAGATCTCGGTGAAGTCCAAGACCACCACCGGCGCGAACACCCGTCAGCGCTACCTGCAGGTTATGGGCCCGCACAAGCTCGATGCCATGACCCGCATCCTCGAGGTCGAAGAGTTCGACGGCGTCATCGCGTTCGTCCGCACCAAGATGGCCACCGAGGACCTCGCCGACAAGCTGCGCGCCCGCGGCTTCCAGGCTGCCGCCATCAACGGCGACATCCCGCAGCAGCAGCGCGAACGTACCGTTGACGCGCTCAAGGAAGGCCGCATCGACATCCTGGTTGCCACCGACGTCGCCGCCCGCGGCCTGGACGTCGAGCGCATCAGCCACGTGGTCAACTACGACATCCCGCACGACACCGAGTCTTACGTGCACCGCATCGGCCGCACCGGCCGTGCCGGCCGATCCGGCGACGCGATCCTGTTCATGACTCCGCGCGAGAAGTACCTGCTGCGTTCCATTGAGAAGGCCACACGCCAGCCTGTGGAGCAGATGCACCTGCCCACCGCTGAGACCGTCAACACGCTGCGTCTGGGCAAGTTCGCCGAGCGCATCACCGAGACGCTCGAGTCCGAAGACGTGGCGGCATTCCGTGACCTGATCGCGTCCTACGAGGAAGAGCACAACGTGCCGGCAGCAGAAATCGCTGCGGCACTGGCCGTGATGGCCCAAGGCGGCCAGCCGCTGCTGGTCAAGGAACTCCCCGCAGCTCCCGAGTTCCAGAAGCGCGAACGGTCCAAGGATGGCTTCGGTTCACGCGGTCCGACCCGTGCCCTGACCGAGGGCAACGCCACCTACCGGATCGCCGTGGGACGCCGCCAGCGTGTCATGCCGGGTTCCATCGTGGGCGCCATTGCCAACGAGGGCGGCATTTCCTCGTCGCAGATCGGCGGCATCGACATCCGCTCGGATCACTCGCTGGTCGAGCTGCCCGCTGACCTTAGCCAGGAGCAGCTGCGCGCCCTTTCCCGCACGCGGATCGGCGGTGAGCTGATCCACCTCGAGCTGGACTCCGGCCGCAAGCCCTCAGGTGACCGCGGCGGCTACCAAGGCAACCGTGGCGGCGACCGCGGCGGCAACTTCAAGGGCAGCGGCGGCTTCAAGAAGGAGTTCCGCAAGAGCGACGGCGAGCGTTCCTCCGCCGACCGCGGCGGCCGTTCGTACAGCGAGCGTTCCGAGCGCGGCATCGGCACGGACGACCGTGGCCAGTCGAGCGACTCCCGCTTCGGCGGTCACGGCAACGGCGCACGCAAGCCGCGCCACGGTAACGAAGGCGGCCACCGCGACTTCAACCGCAAGGGCAAGTGGTAA
- a CDS encoding MOSC domain-containing protein, with protein MHTATLLAVCRVHQLLPDEGSVGVTAIDKRPVDGPVKVHKLGLHGDIQASRIHHGGEDQALYAYSQADADYWIGELQRELPPGIFGENLRVAGIETTGAVIGERWRIGLDVEVEVTSPRVPCATFQRRMDEAQWVRRFTAAGRVGAYLRVIKTGSVQAGDHIHRLFVPKHGVTIGRWFSEPDVDAIEALRDAEADGEIRLQPEYHERFEKMLRRVGS; from the coding sequence ATGCACACAGCCACACTTCTTGCCGTTTGCCGGGTCCACCAGCTCCTTCCGGACGAGGGAAGCGTGGGCGTCACTGCCATCGACAAGCGGCCCGTGGACGGGCCGGTGAAGGTGCACAAGCTCGGTTTGCACGGCGACATCCAGGCCAGCCGCATCCACCACGGGGGAGAGGACCAGGCGCTCTACGCCTATTCCCAGGCCGACGCCGATTACTGGATCGGTGAGCTGCAGCGCGAACTGCCGCCGGGGATCTTCGGTGAAAACCTGCGCGTGGCAGGGATCGAAACCACGGGTGCCGTCATCGGTGAGCGCTGGCGGATCGGGTTGGATGTTGAGGTTGAGGTCACCTCGCCCCGTGTTCCGTGCGCGACCTTCCAGCGGCGCATGGACGAGGCCCAATGGGTTAGGCGCTTCACGGCGGCAGGCCGGGTGGGCGCCTACCTGCGCGTCATCAAGACCGGTTCCGTGCAGGCAGGCGACCACATCCACCGACTCTTCGTGCCCAAGCACGGGGTGACCATCGGCCGCTGGTTCAGCGAGCCCGACGTCGACGCCATCGAGGCACTGCGCGACGCCGAGGCCGACGGCGAAATCCGGCTGCAGCCCGAGTACCACGAACGGTTCGAGAAGATGCTCCGCCGGGTGGGAAGCTAG
- a CDS encoding Tat pathway signal protein, which translates to MDPEKDPSKDADGGQNDDRSGRNDDRSGGGALPGGPAKPPPWQVPKPELHPELLTPGTPGDETRGKPGNGKPRTETPGKATPGEGNRNQTGFPQPGPVFDPFARDRERDAAARKKRSQRRTVVVGLGVTALLAGTITAIVASNEQDPDYAQVCFNEETGERVEDTQCNSSAGRGGALYAWYFYARGASVPGIGQNRTAYPNFTRTVPQGAKTATGYSSKGGTVSRGGFGSSSKGGSTGG; encoded by the coding sequence ATGGACCCGGAGAAGGACCCGAGCAAGGACGCTGACGGGGGCCAAAACGACGACAGGTCCGGCCGGAACGACGACAGGTCCGGCGGGGGCGCCCTGCCCGGCGGCCCGGCCAAGCCGCCGCCCTGGCAGGTGCCCAAGCCTGAGCTCCACCCCGAACTGCTGACCCCCGGCACACCGGGAGACGAAACCCGGGGAAAGCCCGGCAACGGAAAGCCCCGTACGGAAACCCCGGGCAAAGCAACCCCGGGAGAAGGAAACAGGAACCAAACCGGATTCCCCCAGCCCGGCCCCGTCTTTGATCCGTTCGCGCGTGACCGCGAGCGCGATGCGGCAGCTCGAAAGAAACGGTCGCAGCGCCGCACGGTGGTGGTGGGCCTCGGCGTCACCGCGCTCCTGGCCGGCACCATCACGGCGATCGTGGCGAGCAACGAGCAGGACCCTGACTACGCCCAGGTCTGCTTCAACGAGGAGACGGGCGAGCGCGTTGAGGACACCCAGTGCAACAGCTCGGCCGGACGCGGGGGCGCCCTCTATGCCTGGTACTTCTATGCGCGCGGGGCCAGCGTTCCGGGCATCGGCCAGAACAGGACGGCCTACCCGAACTTCACCAGGACTGTGCCGCAGGGGGCCAAGACGGCCACGGGCTACAGCAGCAAGGGCGGCACGGTCAGCAGGGGCGGCTTCGGCAGCAGCTCCAAGGGCGGAAGCACGGGAGGCTAG
- a CDS encoding glutathionylspermidine synthase family protein: MKRLLSEPRPDWKQKIEEQGLVFSTTTLPGGKKIEYWNEAAYYEFTMDEVETLEKTAEDMHRMCLEAAKFLATGAMGPIGIGPQALELAAESLQAGDQDIYGRFDFIYDGQGGAAKMLEYNADTPTGLIEAAVAQWFWLQDVFPEKDQWNGIHEALIRQWKKLQYRTGMSTLHVAHSEAEESGEDWMTAAYMRDVASQAGWTTIGINMSDIGWDPNLKRFVDMDNFMISTIFKLYPWELMMKEPFGHRLLQRSQNPRWVEPAWKMLLSNKALLAALWHLYPDHPNLLPAFLNDPGPLREWVAKPLHGREGDNIRIHAEGISLAKPGGYGREGWCYQQYHSLPDFDGSHPVLGLWVVDGESVGCGIRESDGPVTDYFCRFVPNTIDAPAPLSVQAAQANANKAGIAL; this comes from the coding sequence GTGAAGCGGTTACTCTCGGAGCCCCGCCCGGACTGGAAGCAGAAAATCGAGGAACAGGGCCTGGTCTTTTCCACCACCACCCTTCCCGGTGGCAAGAAGATCGAGTACTGGAATGAGGCCGCCTACTACGAATTCACCATGGACGAGGTGGAAACCCTCGAAAAGACGGCCGAGGACATGCACAGGATGTGCCTGGAAGCCGCGAAGTTCCTGGCCACGGGCGCCATGGGCCCCATCGGCATCGGCCCCCAGGCGCTGGAACTGGCCGCCGAGTCGCTGCAGGCCGGGGACCAGGACATCTACGGGCGATTCGATTTCATCTATGACGGCCAGGGCGGCGCCGCCAAGATGCTTGAGTACAACGCGGACACGCCCACCGGCCTCATCGAGGCGGCAGTGGCCCAGTGGTTCTGGCTGCAGGACGTCTTCCCGGAGAAGGACCAGTGGAACGGCATCCACGAGGCACTGATCCGGCAGTGGAAGAAGCTGCAGTACCGCACGGGGATGAGCACCCTGCATGTGGCACACTCCGAGGCTGAGGAGTCAGGTGAGGACTGGATGACAGCCGCCTACATGCGGGACGTGGCCAGCCAGGCGGGGTGGACCACCATCGGTATCAACATGTCGGACATCGGCTGGGACCCGAACCTGAAGCGGTTCGTGGACATGGACAACTTCATGATCAGCACCATCTTCAAGCTCTACCCCTGGGAGCTGATGATGAAGGAGCCGTTCGGCCACCGTCTGCTGCAGCGCTCGCAGAATCCCCGCTGGGTGGAGCCTGCCTGGAAAATGCTGCTCTCCAACAAGGCGCTCCTGGCCGCCCTGTGGCACCTTTACCCGGACCATCCGAACCTGCTGCCCGCCTTCCTCAATGATCCGGGCCCGCTGCGGGAGTGGGTTGCCAAGCCGCTGCACGGCCGCGAAGGCGATAACATCCGGATCCACGCCGAGGGCATCAGCCTGGCGAAGCCCGGCGGGTACGGCCGCGAGGGCTGGTGCTACCAGCAGTATCACTCCCTCCCGGACTTCGACGGCAGCCATCCGGTCCTGGGCCTGTGGGTGGTGGACGGCGAATCGGTGGGCTGCGGCATCCGCGAGTCCGATGGGCCGGTCACCGACTATTTCTGCCGCTTCGTCCCGAACACCATTGACGCGCCGGCGCCGCTGAGCGTCCAGGCGGCACAGGCCAACGCGAACAAGGCAGGTATAGCTCTATGA